In Armatimonadota bacterium, the following proteins share a genomic window:
- a CDS encoding PQQ-binding-like beta-propeller repeat protein has translation MRPHQEGQLKMRLILRALPALGLLACGGFAAADITGPTPLAWRWAESAKLSPSGTPQFYGDNVIVAVGGRIYSLNKETGNLNWRYPSGEAIAGTFIGGCTLAGDTVYAAGDEKSVYAVDAKTGGLKWQFLATQPITSNVVVAGKTVAFVGNKQELTLVNSADGTAIGNPYKDQSLIHDFIAAYGDQVIFSTQRGRIVSFDTSSNRPKWDQQLASLKPSGNFTVFNDRIYVNSSSYLIALRASSGSSIWQQNVGRELTGMPAANDSAIASVSANGELYIFNTNGRQAFGKPTPIGVPVGSPSFIGGMVNISTANGAINLVDPKSGTLAWSYVIAPIVSGQTVNNAAAPSGGNDKDGGGGGDAGFGGGAAGLGGAQNAATTTPQKVDYTLVAGMPAMSGNSLFVLTRDASLLMFDKDLGVDLTPPTVELLWPTPGNIIAGKAPMEMIFKLEDLGIGINPDSVKVTVNGKEYVSKLSNDNYLSVLIVTRGVNPQIPNGRATITVAASDWLGNAMTRTFSVKIDNALEPVGSPPTNSNTQGGSGRSNGPTGGGRAGGG, from the coding sequence ATGCGGCCGCACCAGGAAGGACAGTTGAAGATGCGTTTGATTCTGAGAGCACTCCCCGCCCTAGGCTTGCTCGCCTGCGGCGGATTTGCCGCTGCCGATATCACCGGCCCTACCCCGCTTGCCTGGCGCTGGGCCGAGTCCGCCAAACTCTCCCCAAGCGGGACCCCCCAATTCTATGGCGACAACGTCATCGTCGCGGTCGGAGGGCGCATCTACAGTTTGAATAAGGAAACCGGCAACCTGAATTGGCGCTATCCTTCCGGCGAGGCCATTGCCGGGACGTTCATCGGCGGATGCACCCTCGCGGGGGACACCGTTTATGCCGCCGGCGACGAAAAATCCGTTTATGCCGTGGATGCCAAAACCGGTGGGCTCAAATGGCAATTCCTGGCGACCCAACCCATCACCAGCAACGTGGTCGTGGCGGGCAAAACGGTTGCTTTTGTTGGCAACAAGCAAGAACTCACCCTTGTCAATTCTGCCGATGGTACGGCGATCGGCAATCCTTACAAAGATCAATCGCTCATCCACGATTTCATTGCCGCCTATGGCGACCAAGTCATCTTTTCCACCCAACGGGGCCGCATCGTTTCGTTCGACACGTCGAGCAACCGGCCCAAGTGGGACCAACAGTTGGCTTCGCTCAAGCCCAGCGGCAACTTCACGGTCTTTAATGACCGGATCTATGTGAACTCGAGTTCCTACCTGATCGCCCTGCGCGCCAGCTCTGGTAGTTCCATCTGGCAGCAAAACGTCGGCCGCGAGCTGACGGGGATGCCGGCGGCAAACGATTCGGCAATTGCATCCGTTTCGGCAAACGGCGAGCTCTACATCTTCAACACGAACGGCCGCCAGGCCTTTGGCAAGCCCACGCCGATCGGGGTTCCCGTCGGTTCGCCCTCTTTCATCGGCGGGATGGTTAACATCTCGACCGCCAACGGGGCCATCAACCTCGTCGACCCCAAATCTGGCACGCTGGCATGGAGCTATGTCATCGCTCCCATCGTCTCTGGGCAGACCGTAAACAATGCCGCGGCGCCGAGTGGCGGAAATGACAAGGACGGCGGCGGAGGCGGAGACGCTGGTTTCGGTGGCGGGGCTGCCGGGCTCGGCGGGGCCCAAAACGCGGCCACCACCACCCCACAAAAGGTCGATTACACCTTGGTCGCCGGAATGCCCGCGATGAGTGGCAACTCCCTTTTCGTCCTGACCCGGGACGCCAGCCTCCTCATGTTCGACAAGGATCTGGGGGTCGACCTGACCCCGCCGACCGTCGAACTCCTCTGGCCCACCCCAGGCAACATCATCGCTGGCAAAGCCCCGATGGAAATGATCTTCAAACTCGAAGACCTCGGGATCGGCATCAACCCCGACAGCGTCAAGGTCACAGTCAACGGCAAGGAATATGTCAGCAAACTCAGCAATGACAATTACCTGAGCGTGCTAATCGTCACGCGCGGCGTCAATCCGCAAATCCCCAATGGCCGGGCAACCATCACCGTTGCCGCTTCCGACTGGCTGGGCAACGCCATGACCCGAACCTTCTCGGTCAAGATCGACAACGCCCTCGAACCTGTCGGCAGCCCACCGACCAACTCCAACACCCAAGGTGGGAGCGGGCGTTCGAACGGGCCAACCGGCGGCGGTCGCGCTGGCGGCGGCTAG
- a CDS encoding amidohydrolase family protein — protein sequence MTGVYTAPGPQGWGVYEVAFRDGQPEFRPANREPEGYCIPGFVDLHIHGAYGIDFMSADPGDMVKMADRLGEEGYAGFLPTTITASASDIRSALDNLPQHPLIWGFHLEGPFLSPQFPGAQPPASIVPPPTGPSEWDAILDDPRLRLLTLAPEIPGALDLTARLAVRGVIVSAGHTDATANQISQAVSAGLSHATHTFNAMRGLHHREAGTVGAVLTQDSITAELIYDGHHVSRAAADVLLRCKPGNRVVAVSDCTKAKGLPVGAEFDMWGHSAIKGESDVRLKDNGALAGSCATLADCFRNIAADFGVETATRICCLNPLSELKMSLPTKWIVLDNDLDLQHLA from the coding sequence GTGACCGGGGTCTACACCGCTCCCGGGCCGCAGGGCTGGGGGGTTTACGAAGTGGCATTTAGGGACGGCCAACCCGAGTTCCGTCCGGCAAACCGAGAGCCGGAGGGATATTGCATCCCCGGCTTTGTCGATCTCCACATCCACGGGGCCTATGGCATCGATTTCATGTCGGCGGACCCTGGGGATATGGTCAAAATGGCGGATCGCCTTGGCGAAGAAGGCTACGCCGGATTCCTACCCACAACAATCACGGCCAGCGCCAGCGATATTCGGTCGGCCTTGGATAACCTCCCGCAGCACCCCCTGATCTGGGGTTTCCACCTGGAAGGCCCATTCCTGTCGCCGCAGTTCCCCGGTGCCCAACCGCCGGCGTCCATCGTCCCCCCGCCAACCGGCCCCTCGGAGTGGGATGCCATTTTGGACGACCCAAGGCTCCGCCTCCTCACCTTGGCTCCCGAAATCCCAGGGGCTTTGGACCTCACCGCCCGACTCGCGGTGCGCGGGGTCATTGTGAGTGCCGGGCATACCGATGCCACGGCCAACCAGATCTCACAGGCCGTTTCGGCAGGGCTCAGCCATGCCACCCACACGTTCAACGCGATGCGGGGTCTGCACCACCGCGAAGCGGGCACGGTTGGGGCCGTCCTCACCCAAGACTCCATTACGGCCGAGTTGATCTACGACGGACACCATGTCTCGCGGGCCGCCGCCGACGTGCTGCTCCGGTGCAAACCGGGCAACCGGGTGGTCGCCGTCAGCGACTGCACAAAGGCCAAGGGGTTGCCGGTAGGCGCGGAGTTCGACATGTGGGGCCATAGTGCCATTAAAGGCGAATCCGATGTCCGATTGAAAGACAACGGGGCGTTGGCAGGGAGTTGTGCCACGTTGGCCGACTGCTTCCGCAACATCGCCGCCGATTTTGGGGTCGAAACCGCCACCCGGATTTGTTGCCTCAACCCGCTATCAGAACTGAAAATGAGTCTTCCGACAAAATGGATCGTGTTAGACAACGACTTGGACCTCCAGCATCTTGCATAA
- the dprA gene encoding DNA-protecting protein DprA, protein MFLAASLNEKRAGEFFQTLRPSDSDPTEIFVSWPKLTEEEKARVRLASSNKISQFRVLTPDDYPETLKRVPKVPQALFTHGDPDCLHRPTIGIVGTRRATTQGKAIAQKFAEHLALAGFTIVSGGAFGIDAAAHAGALAVGRPTACILPCGVDVAQPPRHADLFKKIAETGCLVSQFACGMPSRNDTPLLRNAVIAGLSDAVLVVEAPLPSGSLNTATHAAHLNRPLYVVPGSISVENYRGSHQLIREGATLVDHPGQIIEDFNLPTMESPVETQAAPVQAQILEMLDSEAIPLELISEETGLAVHDLLSELTMMEMDGLVVKHAGGYARRIR, encoded by the coding sequence GTGTTCCTTGCTGCCTCGCTCAACGAAAAGAGAGCCGGAGAGTTTTTTCAAACCCTCCGGCCTTCTGATTCTGACCCGACGGAAATCTTTGTTTCTTGGCCAAAACTCACTGAAGAAGAAAAGGCCCGCGTCCGGCTGGCCTCTTCAAACAAGATTTCGCAGTTTCGCGTCCTCACCCCGGACGATTACCCTGAAACCCTCAAAAGGGTGCCCAAGGTGCCGCAGGCGCTCTTCACGCATGGCGACCCCGACTGCCTGCACCGGCCGACAATCGGCATTGTTGGGACGCGCAGGGCCACTACCCAAGGCAAAGCGATCGCCCAAAAATTTGCCGAGCACCTGGCCCTCGCCGGATTTACCATCGTGAGCGGGGGAGCCTTCGGCATCGACGCCGCCGCCCATGCCGGAGCCCTTGCCGTTGGCCGGCCGACCGCCTGCATTCTGCCATGCGGGGTCGATGTCGCCCAACCGCCGCGCCATGCCGATCTTTTTAAAAAAATTGCGGAAACCGGATGCCTGGTCAGCCAGTTTGCCTGCGGCATGCCCAGCCGCAACGACACCCCGCTTCTGCGGAACGCCGTGATCGCCGGCCTCAGCGACGCCGTGCTCGTGGTCGAAGCCCCTTTGCCATCAGGTTCGCTCAACACCGCCACCCATGCCGCCCACCTCAACCGGCCGCTCTACGTTGTGCCGGGCAGCATTTCAGTTGAAAATTACCGTGGATCCCACCAACTTATCCGCGAAGGCGCGACGCTGGTCGACCACCCGGGGCAGATCATCGAAGACTTCAACCTGCCGACCATGGAATCGCCAGTCGAAACACAGGCCGCGCCCGTCCAGGCCCAGATTTTGGAGATGCTCGATTCAGAAGCGATCCCCCTTGAACTGATCTCCGAGGAGACCGGGCTCGCCGTGCATGACTTGCTTTCGGAACTCACAATGATGGAAATGGACGGCTTGGTCGTCAAGCATGCCGGAGGGTATGCCCGGAGGATCCGGTGA
- a CDS encoding polysaccharide deacetylase family protein: MRAVLCYHKVGTEAAEGRWINVSPETLAAHIRFFQRRGYAVVMPAEVARKGLDRAVALTFDDAFLSMLDNGVPVLQSCGVKATIYAVSEKVGASADWEGCHGEPLASWERLREAQSAGMEIGNHTATHASFKSLDYAAQVEEIKRCDSRLREEGLNPLTFCLPYGHYSAETSEAIRESGYDIGFTVEKRWVRDSDDPRLLPRFAMSFGDKVPGLLYKLFIRPMISSSKR; the protein is encoded by the coding sequence ATGCGTGCAGTGCTTTGCTACCACAAAGTGGGAACCGAAGCGGCGGAGGGCCGGTGGATCAACGTTTCACCGGAGACCTTGGCGGCGCATATCCGGTTTTTCCAGCGGCGAGGCTACGCCGTTGTGATGCCAGCGGAAGTCGCCCGAAAGGGGTTGGATCGGGCTGTGGCCTTGACGTTCGACGACGCATTCCTTTCGATGTTGGATAACGGGGTGCCAGTCCTGCAATCGTGCGGGGTGAAGGCGACGATCTATGCGGTTTCCGAAAAAGTCGGTGCTTCTGCAGATTGGGAAGGGTGCCACGGGGAACCACTCGCCAGTTGGGAGCGGCTCCGCGAAGCACAATCGGCGGGCATGGAGATTGGCAACCACACCGCGACCCATGCGAGTTTCAAATCCTTGGACTATGCGGCGCAGGTCGAAGAAATCAAACGGTGCGATTCCCGGCTCCGCGAAGAGGGATTGAACCCGCTGACATTTTGTTTGCCGTACGGGCATTATTCAGCTGAGACTTCGGAGGCAATTCGAGAGTCGGGCTACGACATCGGGTTCACCGTTGAAAAGCGGTGGGTACGGGATTCCGACGACCCGCGGTTGCTGCCGAGGTTCGCCATGAGCTTTGGAGACAAGGTGCCCGGCTTGCTTTACAAATTGTTTATCCGGCCTATGATTTCCAGTTCAAAGCGCTGA